In Erigeron canadensis isolate Cc75 chromosome 7, C_canadensis_v1, whole genome shotgun sequence, one DNA window encodes the following:
- the LOC122606743 gene encoding photosystem I reaction center subunit IV A, chloroplastic-like: protein MASCSMASAATGFVVAPNVTSSNTNTVKCTMVMFSSKNTNSSRLVVKAAADEGGAPPAAVSTPAKEAAPKPPPIGPKRGAKVRILRKESYWFKGVGSVVTVDQDPKTRYPVVVRFNKVNYANVSTNNYALDEIQEC, encoded by the exons ATGGCTAGCTGCAGTATGGCATCTGCTGCTACTGGATTTGTGGTGGCACCAAATGTGACTAGTAGTAACACAAACACAGTCAAGTGCACCATGGttatgttttcttcaaaaaataCTAATAGTTCTAGACTTGTTGTAAAGGCAGCTGCTGATGAGGGTGGTGCACCACCTGCTGCAGTTTCTACACCTGCCAAAGAAGCTGCACCTAAGCCACCTCCAATTGGACCCAAGAGAGGAGCCAAG GTGAGAATTCTCAGGAAAGAGTCCTACTGGTTCAAAGGTGTTGGATCAGTTGTGACTGTTGATCAG GATCCTAAGACACGTTATCCAGTTGTTGTGCGGTTCAACAAAGTCAACTATGCAAATGTATCAACAAACAACTACGCGTTGGATGAGATTCAGGAATGTTAG
- the LOC122606742 gene encoding protein LOW PSII ACCUMULATION 1, chloroplastic: MSTTMAHHLAIVTSSGFRHTSKCFGFSFYINGHKFTTSHTTVTINRNRTKIPLLVTCSSAKPSSSTEISSQARIRSEVLTPFRSVRMFFYIAFVAQASLGGLIATTQLIGALSNPARADSVIDIAKGLGIDVGAAALFGFLYNRENKIKNAQMARLSREENLSNLKLRVDEKKIITVSEFRGLARLVILAGPSSFITEAFKRSETFTEQLIERGVLVVPFSTDGNAPEFEFDETDDSKDLTNKRKRLWQLVPVLTPEWSDWLDDQKKLANVSPESPVYLSLRLDGRVRGSGVGYPPWNAFVAQLPPVKGMWSGLLDGMDGRVL; encoded by the exons ATGTCTACTACGATGGCACATCATCTTGCTATAGTTACTTCTTCCGGTTTTCGACATACTTCGAAATGCTTtggtttttctttctatatcaATGGCCATAAATTCACCACCAGCCATACTACAGTTACTATAAATAGAAACAGAACCAAGATTCCTTTGTTAGTTACCTGTTCCTCTGCTAAACCGTCTTCGTCTACAGAAATCAG TTCCCAAGCGAGAATTAGGAGTGAAGTTCTTACCCCATTTAGATCGGTTAGGATGTTCTTTTATATCGCTTTCGTTGCACAAGCTTCACTTGGTGGATTGATAGCCACTACACAGCTTATTGGTGCATTGTCTAATCCTGCAAGAGCAGATTCAGTTATTGACATTGCAAAAGGCCTTGGCATAGACGTAGGAGCTGCAGCTCTGTTTGGATTCTTGTATAATAGAGAAAACAAAATCAAGAATGCACAAATGGCCCGGCTTTCAAGAGAAGAAAATCTTTCAAACCTTAAATTGCGTGTAGATGAAAAGAAGATTATCACTGTTAGTGAATTTAGAGGACTTGCCCGTCTTGTAATCCTTGCTGGACCTTCATCATTCATAACAGAAGCTTTTAAACGTAGTGAAACGTTTACTGAACAGCTTATAGAAAGAGGGGTGCTTGTGGTGCCTTTTTCGACTGATGGAAATGCACCTGAATTTGAGTTTGACGAGACTGATGACTCGAAAGACttaacaaacaaaagaaaaaggctTTGGCAGCTTGTACCTGTCCTTACGCCAGAATGGTCCGA TTGGCTGGATGACCAGAAGAAACTGGCCAATGTGTCACCTGAATCTCCAGT GTATCTATCTCTGAGGTTGGATGGACGTGTACGTGGAAGTGGTGTGGGTTACCCACCTTGGAATGCCTTTGTAGCACAGTTGCCTCCAGTAAAAGGAATGTGGTCTGGCCTTCTTGACGGCATGGATGGAAGAGTCCTTTag
- the LOC122607127 gene encoding monothiol glutaredoxin-S10 yields MAGAATTSQLTRTFAATTSVSLISPNTLCHIPSSPSSLSFLTHHHKIPSSSSSSCFLSKKNVGIFKIHAMAASSSFGSRLEETVKKTITDNPVVVYSKTWCSYSSEVKSLFNRIGVEPLVVELDQLGAQGPQLQKVLERLTGQHTVPNVFVGGKHVGGCTDTVKLHRKGELETMVAEAKKT; encoded by the exons ATGGCAGGAGCAGCAACAACATCTCAACTGACAAGAACATTTGCAGCAACAACATCTGTATCTTTAATATCTCCAAACACACTTTGTCATATCCCAAGCTCACCATCTTCACTTTCATTCCTTACCCACCATCACAAAAtcccatcttcttcatcatcatcatgttttctaagtaaaaaaaatgttggtATTTTCAAGATTCATGCCATGGCAGCTTCTTCTTCATTTGGATCCAGATTAGAAGAAACCGTTAAGAAAACCATTACGGATAACCCAGTTGTTGTTTATTCCAAAACTTGGTGTTC GTATTCATCTGAGGTGAAATCATTGTTTAATAGGATTGGTGTGGAGCCACTTGTTGTTGAATTGGATCAATTGG GTGCACAAGGACCACAGCTACAGAAGGTTCTAGAACGACTTACTGGGCAGCATACTGTTCCAAATGTTTTTGTTG GGGGCAAGCACGTTGGTGGTTGCACTG ATACCGTCAAGTTACATAGGAAAGGAGAACTTGAAACTATGGTGGCTGAGGCGAAGAAGACATAA
- the LOC122608506 gene encoding uncharacterized protein LOC122608506 isoform X1 produces the protein MSWIQNGKNRNHEKPVSGCLGRMVNLFDLNTSVGGNKLLTDKPHNDGSAFSRKQSDSSSTSLIDDQMDDKLMVSNLRKSPSNRKSNVTPIKMLIAQEMSKEDDSKQSPSNLVAKLMGLDALPHRHQSSSASRRSKSGSLEFLQQENGFVDTQAKHENQYAEEYKDVFEYVRRDDSPQKGRSNEKQKMALVREKFMEAKRLSTNDKLRQSQQFQDALEVLSSNKDLFLKFLQEPNSLFSQNLYNLQSGPPPPESRRITVLRPSKLMDNHKNNGDFVVSPECCKIDDNPIQPTRIVVLKPTTVKPNNIKVVASPPSSSLGTTSHDDVFDGDPEEIANEISDNLSELRRDETLLSSVFSNGYIGDDSSYCKSEIDYATGNLSDSEVVSPTSRHSWDYVNRFSSHYSASSSRASYSPESSVCREAKKRLSERWAVMSSNKNVPEQREIQRSSSTLGDMLALSDVKKSVKLEENHESKEDMDKSPTSLLRSKSLPTSGSRLGMAAPGSLEDKVDVTKDVVKEKLLKSLSFKGRVSSLFFSKSKKSCKDKSNQSMDVPKPTSFPLSPPRNVRNEGSQFGEEASCSGLKQEVGFSFTKTGYRGIYNENQDQPSPISVLEPQFGEDHVTDCHRISKPNALAGIENMKYNLIDKSPPIGSIARTLSWDDSVGSSTPYVGKRSSSPINPEAEEQECLFYVQTLLSVAGLNKVRPNSFLGKWHSPESPLDPSLRDKYMNQSGKEPIPTQTKLRHQRSITKLVFDCVNEALINIAGRGPYSGPHNGLHDIAMSSTTLVDPVWGQMKECISAEERCDWDDMDGDSVVVERVVNKEVVGRGWLEGLRLEIDNTRKEIEGKLLEELVQESVLELTGRA, from the exons ATGAGCTGGATTCAGAATGGGAAAAACCGAAATCATGAGAAACCTGTTTCCGGGTGCTTGGGAAGAATGGTGAATTTGTTTGATTTGAATACTAGTGTGGGAGGGAACAAGCTACTCACAGACAAACCGCATAATGATG GTTCTGCATTCTCAAGGAAACAATCAGATTCGTCCAGTACGAGTTTGATTGATGATCAGATGGATGATAAATTG ATGGTATCAAATTTAAGAAAATCGCCATCAAATAGGAAATCAAATGTAACGCCCATAAAGATGCTTATTGCGCAAGAAATGTCCAAGGAAGACGACTCTAAACAAAGTCCATCCAATTTAGTTGCGAAGCTAATGGGGCTGGACGCCCTTCCACATCGGCATCAATCCAGTTCGGCTTCACGCAGGAGCAAGTCGGGATCCTTGGAATTTTTGCAGCAAGAGAATGGATTTGTAGATACACAAGCAAAACATGAGAATCAATATGCAGAAGAATACaaagatgtttttgaatatgTGAGAAGAGACGATTCACCACAAAAAGGAAGATCTAATGAAAAGCAAAAGATGGCCCTTGTTAGAGAAAAGTTCATGGAAGCAAAACGCTTATCTACTAATGATAAGCTTCGCCAGTCGCAACAGTTTCAAGATGCGTTAGAAGTTCTAAGTTCAAACAAAGATTTGTTTCTCAAGTTTTTACAAGAACCTAATTCTTTGTTTTCGCAAAATCTATACAATCTGCAGTCGGGTCCTCCACCTCCCGAGTCTAGACGCATTACAGTTCTTAGACCTTCTAAGTTGATGGATAATCATAAGAACAATGGTGATTTTGTAGTTTCTCCTGAATGTTGCAAAATCGATGATAACCCAATCCAACCAACCCGCATTGTGGTACTGAAACCGACCACTGTAAAACCTAATAACATCAAAGTTGTTGCTTCGCCCCCTTCTTCATCACTAGGCACTACATCGCATGATGATGTATTTGATGGGGACCCTGAAGAGATTGCAAATGAGATATCTGACAATCTTAGTGAACTTAGAAGAGACGAGACCCTTCTTTCTTCTGTGTTTTCAAATGGTTACATTGGTGATGATAGTTCATATTGTAAATCGGAGATTGATTATGCAACAGGAAACCTTAGTGATTCAGAAGTTGTTTCGCCAACTTCTAGACACTCATGGGATTACGTTAATCGGTTTAGCAGCCACTATTCTGCCTCCTCCAGCCGTGCATCTTATTCTCCAGAGTCATCTGTTTGCAGGGAAGCTAAGAAACGCCTCTCTGAAAGATGGGCAGTTATGTCATCAAATAAGAATGTTCCAGAACAACGAGAAATTCAAAGAAGCTCAAGCACATTGGGTGATATGCTTGCTCTATCTGATGTTAAAAAATCAGTAAAATTAGAGGAAAACCATGAAAGTAAGGAGGACATGGATAAAAGTCCTACAAGTCTTTTGAGATCAAAATCTCTTCCGACATCTGGTTCTCGACTTGGTATGGCAGCACCAGGTTCCTTGGAAGATAAAGTTGATGTAACCAAGGATGTGGTGAAGGAAAAACTTTTGAAATCATTATCATTCAAGGGCAGAGTTTCGAGTTTGTTTTTCTCCAAAAGTAAGAAATCTTGCAAAGATAAGTCCAACCAGTCTATGGATGTGCCTAAACCTACTAGCTTTCCTTTATCTCCCCCAAGAAATGTTCGTAACGAAGGATCTCAATTCGGTGAAGAAGCATCATGTTCGGGCCTGAAGCAAGAG GTAGGATTTTCTTTCACAAAAACTGGATATCGTGGAATCTATAACGAGAACCAGGACCAACCAAGCCCTATATCGGTCTTGGAACCACAATTTGGAGAAGATCATGTAACAGATTGTCATCGAATTTCCAAGCCAAATGCACTTG CAGGTATAGAGAATATGAAATACAACTTGATTGATAAATCTCCACCAATTGGATCCATAGCCCGAACTCTATCCTGGGATGATTCTGTGGGGTCATCCACACCTTATGTCGGCAAACGCTCATCCTCACCCATTAATCCAGAAGCAGAGGAACAAGAATGTTTATTCTACGTTCAAACCTTACTATCAGTGGCAGGTCTCAATAAAGTACGGCCAAACTCATTTTTAGGCAAGTGGCATTCACCCGAAAGCCCTTTAGATCCATCCTTGAGGGACAAGTACATGAACCAAAGTGGAAAAGAGCCCATACCGACCCAGACTAAACTAAGACATCAAAGATCAATTACAAAACTCGTTTTTGACTGTGTCAACGAGGCGTTGATAAATATTGCAGGTCGTGGGCCCTATAGCGGGCCGCACAACGGCTTACATGACATTGCAATGTCATCAACGACCCTAGTGGACCCTGTATGGGGTCAAATGAAGGAATGTATATCCGCGGAGGAAAGGTGCGATTGGGACGACATGGACGGTGATAGTGTGGTGGTCGAGAGAGTGGTGAATAAGGAGGTGGTTGGGAGGGGGTGGTTGGAAGGTTTGAGGTTGGAAATTGATAACACAAGAAAGGAAATAGAAGGGAAGTTGTTAGAGGAATTGGTGCAGGAATCTGTATTGGAGTTGACTGGTAGAGCTTGa
- the LOC122608506 gene encoding uncharacterized protein LOC122608506 isoform X2, with amino-acid sequence MSWIQNGKNRNHEKPVSGCLGRMVNLFDLNTSVGGNKLLTDKPHNDGSAFSRKQSDSSSTSLIDDQMDDKLMVSNLRKSPSNRKSNVTPIKMLIAQEMSKEDDSKQSPSNLVAKLMGLDALPHRHQSSSASRRSKSGSLEFLQQENGFVDTQAKHENQYAEEYKDVFEYVRRDDSPQKGRSNEKQKMALVREKFMEAKRLSTNDKLRQSQQFQDALEVLSSNKDLFLKFLQEPNSLFSQNLYNLQSGPPPPESRRITVLRPSKLMDNHKNNGDFVVSPECCKIDDNPIQPTRIVVLKPTTVKPNNIKVVASPPSSSLGTTSHDDVFDGDPEEIANEISDNLSELRRDETLLSSVFSNGYIGDDSSYCKSEIDYATGNLSDSEVVSPTSRHSWDYVNRFSSHYSASSSRASYSPESSVCREAKKRLSERWAVMSSNKNVPEQREIQRSSSTLGDMLALSDVKKSVKLEENHESKEDMDKSPTSLLRSKSLPTSGSRLGMAAPGSLEDKVDVTKDVVKEKLLKSLSFKGRVSSLFFSKSKKSCKDKSNQSMDVPKPTSFPLSPPRNVRNEGSQFGEEASCSGLKQEVGFSFTKTGYRGIYNENQDQPSPISVLEPQFGEDHVTDCHRISKPNALGIENMKYNLIDKSPPIGSIARTLSWDDSVGSSTPYVGKRSSSPINPEAEEQECLFYVQTLLSVAGLNKVRPNSFLGKWHSPESPLDPSLRDKYMNQSGKEPIPTQTKLRHQRSITKLVFDCVNEALINIAGRGPYSGPHNGLHDIAMSSTTLVDPVWGQMKECISAEERCDWDDMDGDSVVVERVVNKEVVGRGWLEGLRLEIDNTRKEIEGKLLEELVQESVLELTGRA; translated from the exons ATGAGCTGGATTCAGAATGGGAAAAACCGAAATCATGAGAAACCTGTTTCCGGGTGCTTGGGAAGAATGGTGAATTTGTTTGATTTGAATACTAGTGTGGGAGGGAACAAGCTACTCACAGACAAACCGCATAATGATG GTTCTGCATTCTCAAGGAAACAATCAGATTCGTCCAGTACGAGTTTGATTGATGATCAGATGGATGATAAATTG ATGGTATCAAATTTAAGAAAATCGCCATCAAATAGGAAATCAAATGTAACGCCCATAAAGATGCTTATTGCGCAAGAAATGTCCAAGGAAGACGACTCTAAACAAAGTCCATCCAATTTAGTTGCGAAGCTAATGGGGCTGGACGCCCTTCCACATCGGCATCAATCCAGTTCGGCTTCACGCAGGAGCAAGTCGGGATCCTTGGAATTTTTGCAGCAAGAGAATGGATTTGTAGATACACAAGCAAAACATGAGAATCAATATGCAGAAGAATACaaagatgtttttgaatatgTGAGAAGAGACGATTCACCACAAAAAGGAAGATCTAATGAAAAGCAAAAGATGGCCCTTGTTAGAGAAAAGTTCATGGAAGCAAAACGCTTATCTACTAATGATAAGCTTCGCCAGTCGCAACAGTTTCAAGATGCGTTAGAAGTTCTAAGTTCAAACAAAGATTTGTTTCTCAAGTTTTTACAAGAACCTAATTCTTTGTTTTCGCAAAATCTATACAATCTGCAGTCGGGTCCTCCACCTCCCGAGTCTAGACGCATTACAGTTCTTAGACCTTCTAAGTTGATGGATAATCATAAGAACAATGGTGATTTTGTAGTTTCTCCTGAATGTTGCAAAATCGATGATAACCCAATCCAACCAACCCGCATTGTGGTACTGAAACCGACCACTGTAAAACCTAATAACATCAAAGTTGTTGCTTCGCCCCCTTCTTCATCACTAGGCACTACATCGCATGATGATGTATTTGATGGGGACCCTGAAGAGATTGCAAATGAGATATCTGACAATCTTAGTGAACTTAGAAGAGACGAGACCCTTCTTTCTTCTGTGTTTTCAAATGGTTACATTGGTGATGATAGTTCATATTGTAAATCGGAGATTGATTATGCAACAGGAAACCTTAGTGATTCAGAAGTTGTTTCGCCAACTTCTAGACACTCATGGGATTACGTTAATCGGTTTAGCAGCCACTATTCTGCCTCCTCCAGCCGTGCATCTTATTCTCCAGAGTCATCTGTTTGCAGGGAAGCTAAGAAACGCCTCTCTGAAAGATGGGCAGTTATGTCATCAAATAAGAATGTTCCAGAACAACGAGAAATTCAAAGAAGCTCAAGCACATTGGGTGATATGCTTGCTCTATCTGATGTTAAAAAATCAGTAAAATTAGAGGAAAACCATGAAAGTAAGGAGGACATGGATAAAAGTCCTACAAGTCTTTTGAGATCAAAATCTCTTCCGACATCTGGTTCTCGACTTGGTATGGCAGCACCAGGTTCCTTGGAAGATAAAGTTGATGTAACCAAGGATGTGGTGAAGGAAAAACTTTTGAAATCATTATCATTCAAGGGCAGAGTTTCGAGTTTGTTTTTCTCCAAAAGTAAGAAATCTTGCAAAGATAAGTCCAACCAGTCTATGGATGTGCCTAAACCTACTAGCTTTCCTTTATCTCCCCCAAGAAATGTTCGTAACGAAGGATCTCAATTCGGTGAAGAAGCATCATGTTCGGGCCTGAAGCAAGAG GTAGGATTTTCTTTCACAAAAACTGGATATCGTGGAATCTATAACGAGAACCAGGACCAACCAAGCCCTATATCGGTCTTGGAACCACAATTTGGAGAAGATCATGTAACAGATTGTCATCGAATTTCCAAGCCAAATGCACTTG GTATAGAGAATATGAAATACAACTTGATTGATAAATCTCCACCAATTGGATCCATAGCCCGAACTCTATCCTGGGATGATTCTGTGGGGTCATCCACACCTTATGTCGGCAAACGCTCATCCTCACCCATTAATCCAGAAGCAGAGGAACAAGAATGTTTATTCTACGTTCAAACCTTACTATCAGTGGCAGGTCTCAATAAAGTACGGCCAAACTCATTTTTAGGCAAGTGGCATTCACCCGAAAGCCCTTTAGATCCATCCTTGAGGGACAAGTACATGAACCAAAGTGGAAAAGAGCCCATACCGACCCAGACTAAACTAAGACATCAAAGATCAATTACAAAACTCGTTTTTGACTGTGTCAACGAGGCGTTGATAAATATTGCAGGTCGTGGGCCCTATAGCGGGCCGCACAACGGCTTACATGACATTGCAATGTCATCAACGACCCTAGTGGACCCTGTATGGGGTCAAATGAAGGAATGTATATCCGCGGAGGAAAGGTGCGATTGGGACGACATGGACGGTGATAGTGTGGTGGTCGAGAGAGTGGTGAATAAGGAGGTGGTTGGGAGGGGGTGGTTGGAAGGTTTGAGGTTGGAAATTGATAACACAAGAAAGGAAATAGAAGGGAAGTTGTTAGAGGAATTGGTGCAGGAATCTGTATTGGAGTTGACTGGTAGAGCTTGa